One genomic region from Jilunia laotingensis encodes:
- a CDS encoding MFS transporter encodes MIQKGNPVRGVNVFVAFTIMLVLYFIVGLFTVINQQFQIPLQTAMLPHDGNITNALVTMLNFSWFLAYPLSQGFGTRWLEKYGYRKTSFLALLILVAGLTIYEIAVLFHIYIPTEISILGNEISVGFFIFLLGSFVIGMAATVLQVVLNLYLAVCQIGSTTALQRQMIGGTSNSIGMAVAPLIISYLIFYGTPLHDISTRQFVLPLAVLIMLMMIMSFFVNRVQMPSMDNVIQSPGEKLEKSVWSFRHLKLGVWGIFFYVGIEVAVGANVNMYASELGGAFASNATHMAALYWGLLLLGRFLGSFIKKISSERQLVIASVGAIALLIVAMLLANPWILTGIGFFHSIMWPAIFTLATNKLGIYTTKASGVLTMGVVGGGIIPFLQGILADLMGGNWHWTWVLVILGEAYILYYGLNGYKIKNDV; translated from the coding sequence ATGATTCAAAAGGGAAATCCGGTTAGAGGAGTGAACGTCTTTGTCGCATTTACTATAATGCTGGTACTTTATTTTATAGTAGGACTTTTTACCGTAATCAATCAACAGTTTCAGATACCGCTGCAAACGGCTATGTTGCCTCATGATGGTAATATTACAAATGCATTAGTCACAATGTTGAATTTCTCATGGTTCCTTGCTTATCCACTGTCACAAGGATTTGGGACTCGCTGGTTAGAAAAATATGGGTATCGAAAAACATCTTTTCTTGCATTGCTTATACTTGTTGCGGGACTTACAATCTATGAAATAGCCGTACTTTTCCATATCTATATTCCGACAGAGATTTCAATCCTTGGCAACGAGATATCTGTCGGTTTCTTTATTTTTTTGTTGGGTTCCTTTGTTATCGGGATGGCTGCTACTGTCCTACAGGTAGTACTGAATTTATATCTTGCCGTTTGTCAAATAGGGAGTACGACTGCCCTGCAACGGCAGATGATCGGTGGCACGAGTAATTCTATTGGCATGGCTGTTGCACCGCTTATCATTAGTTATCTTATCTTTTATGGAACACCGCTGCATGACATTAGTACTAGACAATTTGTATTGCCACTTGCAGTTTTAATCATGTTGATGATGATTATGTCGTTTTTTGTAAACAGAGTACAAATGCCATCTATGGATAACGTCATACAATCCCCGGGAGAAAAGCTTGAAAAGAGCGTGTGGTCTTTCAGGCATCTTAAATTAGGTGTATGGGGTATTTTCTTTTATGTCGGTATCGAGGTAGCTGTCGGAGCTAACGTTAATATGTATGCTTCTGAATTAGGAGGAGCTTTTGCCTCTAATGCAACTCATATGGCAGCTTTATATTGGGGGCTTCTTCTTTTAGGTCGTTTTCTTGGTTCTTTCATCAAAAAAATATCTTCAGAGAGGCAACTAGTTATAGCTTCCGTTGGAGCCATTGCGTTACTTATAGTTGCCATGTTGTTAGCAAATCCTTGGATTTTGACAGGTATTGGCTTCTTCCATTCCATCATGTGGCCTGCTATTTTTACCTTAGCTACCAACAAATTGGGCATATATACAACAAAAGCTTCCGGAGTACTCACTATGGGAGTTGTTGGTGGGGGTATCATTCCTTTCCTGCAGGGGATTCTAGCCGACCTGATGGGTGGAAATTGGCATTGGACCTGGGTATTGGTCATTCTTGGAGAAGCTTATATTTTGTATTATGGCTTAAATGGATATAAGATAAAAAATGATGTCTGA